gaattcaagatCTCAAATACTAATACTATATGAAATTTTGTGAGACTATaaccaattgttctaaaaaattaaattattaaattaatacatggtgtattatttaaatattttaatactctCCCTCATATTTAGTCTGGCTTTTTGCCTAGTATTAAACGtgcaaatttaattataaaagcaaATGGGGCCTATAAAGGTTCGAACTCGGGATCTCCAACTCAACTAATTTAAGGATCtttaagagagagggagagagaattaGTAAAGACTACATATTTACTCAATTGACTTGACTTTTCAAGTTATTAGACGAGGGTATTTAAATCCGAACAATATGTATATGAAAGTAACTTAGCTATATTAGAGAACCGCAAGATATTAAATAGTATCCATAATATTTGATAATATCTACAACGATATCCTCTAACAAAGAAATCTCTAATCTCCTTAAGTATCCTTCATCAAAGCAGGGCTCGATTTTCGCAACTGAAGTGAAGAATCTTTACATGGGGGCATGTAAGGAGGGGGTTCCCTGATGCTAGTCTCGGGCGTCCCGCCGTTCTTCACAATGAACACGGTGGTCATTCCCCAGCTGTAGTGTCGATCCAGATGACAGTGCCATAACCATACTCCTGGTATTGGAAAGCAGATATTAGACACACAACGTCGAAAAAACGCAGATTCATTTCAACCGACATTTGGGCAGCAATATAAGACAGAAGTCGGTGTTAAAATGAGTTTACTCCGAAATGACCAGGTAATAATAACTGCATGATCGAAGCGCAAAGGCAAGTACCAGGATTACTGGCTCGGAATCTGATGGCGGTCCATCCTTTTTTAGGCAGCGAAACGGTATTCACTTCGGGAGGATCGACCAGATTGTAACTCTCGGGGTCCGTCTCATTGTCGAAGTTCCCATAACCGGCTCCAACGACATAAAAGGCATACCCGTGCAAATGCATCGGGTGATCCTCCGATGCATCCATGACGTTGGTTCCCTGGAAAACTATCTCCACTTCTTCATTGTAGTTTAGCATCTTGACTTTGGTCCCTTGTATTGCCACCTCATACTCATCCGGCACATCGTCTGCTGTAAAGTTGAAAAACTTTTCTGGCCAATCTGGAAAATCCGTGGTGAAATAACCGCTCAAGTTCCTGTTATGGACATTCGTCAGTGAGTCGATTTCAACAATGATCACGCTAAATTTGATACTGTACATGAATATTTCTGCATTGTGTCGATTAATTTCCTTCGTGAGGAGAGGTTTAACATTCCTTTCCTGAAATTGTAGctacaaaattgaacaagctcATCAAGAAAATGAGCAAAGGAATGCTTGACGAATACCTGTAGTAAGCCATCAGTACATCAGTCGATGGGTTTACCCAACTAACATTGTTTAAGCTTGATGCAAGGCCAATTCTCGTGTCTGAACCATTGACAAAGTCAACTTCACCCATGGAAGCCGTGATATACATGAAGGTAGTTATATTTCTGGGGACATCGACAGGGTATTCTTCATTTGCTAAGCTCCTGATGTGGCTCATAAAGTATATTGCAGATATATAGTCATAGTAGATCGGTAGTGTGTCGGGAAAGAAAGGAGCCGATGTATCAGTGTAGTTGCCAGTGTACTGAAGAATCGCAGTGGCATTCACTTTGTCATAATCCGTGACGTCCGGCTTAACACTGTCATACTGTCTAGTTGCCATGTAGTATTGACCGAGAGATTGGTTTGCTGTGACCAGTATATCCATGGTTTGCCCTGGGGCAATCATCACAAAACTCGTGACAAGTGGTTTTATGTAGGCCCCGTCCATCCCGACGACAGTGAAATTGTGTTGTCCGATGGCAAAGAACATTTCTGCATTCATCACCGCATTGACCAGACGAATGATGTACCTTTTCCCATAATCAACTGACCAGCGATAAGTGAAATCTGCAATCAAAAGGCTCGTAAATGGCAAAACATAAAGAACATTTTCGTTATGAAACAGTTTGTCATGTGCTTTCATAGCAATGTAAACAATATAAGTCAGGTTCATTTCTCTAATTGAGCGAATTCCGCTGATTTTACATTCCCCGAATTGGTCAAATGCACATCATAGCAAGTGAATGCACTCTGACTTTGCGACTGTTGGTTAGTGTTGCAAACGAATTGCACGATTGTTTTCTGTTTCTCAAAAGTCTCCTGGAGATAATAGGTGTCACTATTGAGTTTCTTTAGCAGCGCTGGATTACCTTTAGAACAATCACAAAAGTCTCCTGGTTGGCCGTTGATAACATATGCATCCGAGCGAGGAGTGTCTGAACCTGAACTCAGGTCCTCCTCAACTTCCTTGTTCACATCTGCTTTGTACCAAGAACCTATGGATAGGCAAGTAACATAGAATTTAGGCAATCATACAGAGAGACCaacaaagatgaaaatgcaatcaCTGTGGagcaagagaaaacaaaagggaaTGGCAGAAGAGAAGGAAGTGTGTAATCCTGAAATTTCACATCTTGGCATGTTTGACAGAAGAAAACATCTTCCTTGTGGTGCAAGTTCAGACTGAACAGAGATGCACGAAGCGTGAACAAATAAAAGCGACAAGAGAGATGCAAGCAACTCCTGAAACTCCATGGCTGTTTCATAatgctttttctctctttcttttcagtGAAACATCATGCAGTCCTTGTCCTAGACCCCAACCATATTAACAGTATGACGGAAACCATAACAGATACTTAGTTCTCTTCAAATTGAAACTAAGGATTCATGAAGCAGCAACAGAAAAAAAACAGACAAGAGAAGCAAATCTTTTAGATCAGAAAGGACCGAACAAGGAGGTCATGATGATTACTTACCCAGTACTACCACTTCTTCACCATCTGGTTCCTCAAAAGGGTAAGTTGTGCCCTCCTTAGGGTATACTACAATGGCCCCATGAACTCCAGCTCGGGTCCAATCACTGTGAGCATGCCACCAAAGCGTGCcctcttcttttgaaaatatgaCCTCATAAGTAAAGTTCGATCCGGGCTCGATCGGGCATTGTGTTACGTATTCTGGACCGTCTGACCATGGATTTCTCGGCTGCTTCACGCCATGCCTGCAAGTTTTGCAACAAATCGAGATATTCTCAAAACTCAGGATTCTTGAATATGTCCATCGAAGATTAAGCTCAAAGCCTgcaattcttttgtttcttcctttaGCAAATCCAGATATTTTCAAGTTTGTCTCTCTTTTTGAGGAGACACAACCAATTGCCACTACCAATTAGGGGACTCTGTTTttaagattgattcaagcaACAAATGACAAATACAGAGGAAAGTATGTTCGTGATGCACTGACCAAGTACCCAAGACACTCAAAACTAGCGGTAACACTTACTTAGGATGACTAGAACTAGAAggcaagtcttaaaacttgtcattttGTGTACTTAATTACTAAAACTTTCATTTCGTTCACTAAAGTTCTAAAACTCCGATGCACTTTGAGTCATTCCTGCCACTAATAGAAAGACTCAAAACAGTTTACAAATTTTAGGGTTTAAATGCACGGAATAAAGATAATAGGACTTCATAAGAAGTTGACCCGTATCAGGATTTGCACTGCAATTATCTTTATATATACTGGTTTGAacattaaaaagaagagaaaaagccaCAGAAAACTGAAAACTTTACCAACTGTCACAtgtttactttaattttttttttgtgacatcaaaaaccCAAACTTATATT
The window above is part of the Eucalyptus grandis isolate ANBG69807.140 chromosome 6, ASM1654582v1, whole genome shotgun sequence genome. Proteins encoded here:
- the LOC104449570 gene encoding putative laccase-9, coding for MECIHASRNSRWGPEVLGTARCDAFMPLVPAAAAADSRKHRRMRMGSRSSLLLESAALILLLGCCILPPPSARAAVHYHDFILKETNFTRLCSSKSMMTVNDSLPGPVIRVHKGDTVYVNVHNHGGYGVTIHWHGVKQPRNPWSDGPEYVTQCPIEPGSNFTYEVIFSKEEGTLWWHAHSDWTRAGVHGAIVVYPKEGTTYPFEEPDGEEVVVLGSWYKADVNKEVEEDLSSGSDTPRSDAYVINGQPGDFCDCSKDFTYRWSVDYGKRYIIRLVNAVMNAEMFFAIGQHNFTVVGMDGAYIKPLVTSFVMIAPGQTMDILVTANQSLGQYYMATRQYDSVKPDVTDYDKVNATAILQYTGNYTDTSAPFFPDTLPIYYDYISAIYFMSHIRSLANEEYPVDVPRNITTFMYITASMGEVDFVNGSDTRIGLASSLNNVSWVNPSTDVLMAYYRNLSGYFTTDFPDWPEKFFNFTADDVPDEYEVAIQGTKVKMLNYNEEVEIVFQGTNVMDASEDHPMHLHGYAFYVVGAGYGNFDNETDPESYNLVDPPEVNTVSLPKKGWTAIRFRASNPGVWLWHCHLDRHYSWGMTTVFIVKNGGTPETSIREPPPYMPPCKDSSLQLRKSSPALMKDT